One window of the Chryseobacterium camelliae genome contains the following:
- a CDS encoding putative quinol monooxygenase, giving the protein MENKYLLHGKLTAKAGHQKELADILRQASQLVSTAKGCTLYAVSHDQEDENAVYVTEIWDSKDDHDNSLKVEGVRELIMKAMPILDGPPTKGQELEILGGVGM; this is encoded by the coding sequence ATGGAAAACAAATATTTACTTCATGGGAAACTCACTGCAAAAGCAGGGCACCAAAAGGAACTTGCTGACATTTTAAGACAGGCATCCCAACTGGTATCAACAGCTAAAGGCTGTACACTGTATGCCGTTAGCCATGATCAAGAGGATGAAAATGCTGTTTATGTGACAGAAATCTGGGACAGTAAAGATGACCATGACAACTCCCTGAAAGTTGAAGGCGTCAGAGAACTTATTATGAAAGCCATGCCGATATTGGATGGACCACCAACGAAAGGACAGGAACTGGAGATTTTAGGAGGTGTGGGGATGTAA
- a CDS encoding DUF6610 family protein, whose product MVDKITTHSKTVLDIALIHDWLIGAKYTNLRNVATFEKVHFIDIDWKNYNFEKHLNAVKKLRPKYTVAKDWEIAGDLENLLKQANILSKYSDNVIIVPKVDSLKEKMFNLIPEEFMLGYSVPTKYGGTTIEPEYFNGRRVHLLGGRPEKQRELAKVLNVKSIDGNRFTLDAGFGDYFDGIKFKPHPIGGYKLCLEDSIKNINEIWECYGR is encoded by the coding sequence ATGGTAGATAAAATTACTACACACAGTAAAACAGTATTGGATATTGCGCTTATTCACGATTGGCTCATTGGTGCTAAGTATACAAATTTACGAAATGTTGCAACTTTTGAAAAAGTTCATTTTATAGATATTGACTGGAAAAATTACAATTTCGAGAAACATTTAAATGCTGTAAAAAAATTAAGACCTAAATATACCGTTGCGAAAGATTGGGAGATAGCCGGAGATTTAGAAAACCTGTTAAAACAAGCTAATATACTTTCAAAGTATTCTGATAATGTGATTATTGTTCCGAAAGTAGATTCACTAAAAGAAAAAATGTTTAATTTAATACCCGAAGAATTTATGCTCGGTTACAGTGTCCCAACAAAATATGGAGGTACAACGATTGAACCAGAATATTTTAATGGACGGCGAGTTCATTTATTAGGAGGGCGACCAGAAAAACAGCGTGAATTGGCAAAAGTTTTAAACGTCAAAAGTATAGATGGTAATAGATTTACCCTAGATGCTGGTTTTGGAGATTATTTTGATGGAATTAAATTTAAGCCACATCCAATTGGAGGATATAAATTATGCTTAGAAGACTCAATTAAAAATATTAATGAAATTTGGGAATGTTATGGACGATAG
- a CDS encoding helix-turn-helix domain-containing protein produces MQDKKIHQGRNIKRFREMLGIKQEALALDLNCSQQKISILEQKETVEKDMLEKIAGLLNVPVEAIENMEEEQAISIISSTFNNSSLTGVVNNTTHPVDALLQLHEEKIALYERMLKEKDEMMAKLEQYLQKP; encoded by the coding sequence ATGCAGGACAAGAAAATACATCAGGGCAGGAACATCAAGCGGTTCCGGGAAATGCTGGGCATCAAGCAGGAAGCACTGGCTTTAGATCTCAATTGCAGCCAGCAAAAGATATCCATTCTTGAGCAAAAAGAGACTGTCGAAAAGGATATGCTGGAAAAAATCGCCGGCCTTCTGAATGTTCCGGTAGAAGCCATTGAAAATATGGAGGAAGAGCAAGCCATCAGTATTATTTCCAGTACATTTAACAACAGTTCCCTTACAGGTGTTGTAAATAACACAACCCATCCGGTTGATGCACTTCTTCAGTTACATGAAGAGAAAATTGCCCTGTACGAAAGAATGCTGAAAGAGAAAGACGAAATGATGGCGAAGCTGGAGCAATACTTGCAGAAACCGTGA
- a CDS encoding DUF4411 family protein encodes MEKLWVKHERDARANKGELCETNNPDQLSVWCENELDDHFFAGSTSCVDIYAKIAIWIHLSTYFLQSAKDEFLTTDLADPWLIAYAKKHDLTIVTHEISQPQRKNRIKIPEPRIHFGVRYLSLLKCLEK; translated from the coding sequence ATAGAAAAACTATGGGTAAAGCACGAGCGAGACGCTCGTGCTAACAAAGGGGAACTTTGTGAAACAAATAATCCCGACCAGCTATCTGTTTGGTGTGAAAATGAATTAGATGATCATTTCTTCGCAGGCTCTACCTCTTGTGTAGATATTTATGCAAAAATCGCAATTTGGATACATTTAAGTACTTACTTTCTACAATCAGCCAAAGATGAATTTTTAACTACCGATTTAGCTGACCCCTGGTTAATCGCGTATGCTAAAAAACATGATTTAACAATAGTTACTCATGAAATTAGTCAACCACAAAGGAAAAATAGAATAAAAATACCTGAGCCTCGTATTCATTTTGGAGTAAGATACTTATCCCTATTGAAATGTTTAGAGAAATAG
- a CDS encoding DUF1905 domain-containing protein: protein MDFYPNPPEIKQSKHTPFGWVRISGIIDGFEIKAYNLQSMGSGLLFLPIKAEIRKKIKKEVGNSVHITLYEDNFPTDIPEELKLCLLDVPNAYETFLSYSDGEKKNIIDGFIRLQPIKSK, encoded by the coding sequence TTGGACTTTTATCCGAATCCCCCCGAGATTAAACAAAGTAAGCATACGCCTTTTGGCTGGGTTCGCATTAGTGGAATCATTGATGGATTTGAAATCAAAGCCTATAATTTGCAATCAATGGGAAGTGGTCTTCTTTTTCTTCCAATAAAGGCAGAAATACGAAAGAAAATAAAAAAAGAAGTTGGAAATTCTGTTCATATCACATTGTATGAGGACAATTTTCCAACGGATATACCCGAAGAATTAAAGCTCTGTCTATTGGATGTGCCTAATGCCTATGAAACTTTTTTATCTTATTCTGACGGAGAGAAAAAGAACATTATAGATGGATTTATACGGCTACAACCGATAAAATCAAAATAG
- a CDS encoding helix-turn-helix transcriptional regulator, with protein sequence MNENDIKRLSRLTAILTQLQTKRLLTANELAQKFSISKRTIYRDIKALEQAGVPILTEEGKGYTLMDGYRIPPVMFSENEANALITAEQLILKNKDASFVKDYTDAVNKIKSVLRNNTKEKANLLSERILSGQNWESNRTSNNLSVLQLALTNFKLVKIRYYAPDNNQTTERIIEPFAIYTTQENWLLIALCRLRNDYRAFRLERIESLFVQNETFVPHKITFEEYIEMAQKKC encoded by the coding sequence ATGAATGAAAATGATATAAAGCGACTTTCCCGATTAACTGCAATATTGACTCAATTACAGACAAAACGACTTTTGACTGCTAATGAATTGGCTCAAAAATTTTCAATCAGTAAACGAACAATCTATAGGGATATTAAAGCGTTAGAGCAAGCCGGTGTACCCATCTTAACCGAAGAAGGAAAAGGATATACACTAATGGATGGTTATCGAATTCCCCCAGTAATGTTTTCTGAAAATGAAGCCAATGCACTTATTACTGCCGAACAATTGATTTTAAAAAATAAAGATGCCTCTTTTGTAAAGGATTATACCGATGCAGTAAATAAAATAAAATCTGTTTTACGGAACAACACTAAAGAAAAGGCGAATTTGCTTTCTGAAAGAATTCTGTCGGGACAAAATTGGGAAAGTAATCGAACAAGTAACAACTTATCAGTTCTACAATTGGCATTAACAAATTTTAAACTTGTTAAAATAAGATATTACGCGCCAGATAATAATCAGACAACAGAAAGAATAATTGAGCCTTTTGCTATTTATACAACACAAGAAAACTGGCTGCTGATTGCATTGTGCAGATTGAGAAATGATTACAGGGCTTTTAGACTGGAGCGTATTGAGAGCCTTTTTGTTCAAAATGAAACTTTTGTGCCCCATAAAATTACCTTTGAAGAGTATATCGAAATGGCTCAAAAAAAATGTTAA
- a CDS encoding DUF2461 domain-containing protein, producing the protein MKKAFEFLKQLEKNNTREWFAAHKAEYEAIVKENKALFNQIHAGLQQYDQVPGIHMYRIYRDVRFSKDQTPYKTHFGVGYSRLKPMLRGGYYIHLESGNSFVGGGFWGPDAKDLLRIRKEFEISTAEIEKITSDQTFINYFKEIKGDAVKTAPRGFDKNHPAIDLIRKKQYVIMRLLTDQEVFSAGFPKEAVLTLLAMRPFFDYMSEVLTTDLNGASLI; encoded by the coding sequence ATGAAAAAAGCCTTTGAATTCCTGAAGCAGCTTGAGAAAAACAACACCCGCGAATGGTTTGCCGCCCACAAAGCGGAATATGAGGCGATAGTAAAAGAAAACAAAGCCCTTTTCAATCAGATCCATGCCGGACTTCAGCAATATGACCAGGTACCGGGAATCCATATGTACAGGATTTACCGGGATGTCCGTTTTTCAAAGGATCAGACGCCGTACAAAACGCATTTCGGAGTTGGGTATTCCCGCTTAAAACCGATGCTGAGAGGTGGTTATTACATTCATCTTGAGTCTGGAAACAGTTTCGTGGGTGGCGGATTCTGGGGACCGGATGCCAAAGACCTGCTCCGCATCCGCAAAGAATTTGAAATCAGCACCGCTGAAATTGAAAAGATCACTTCGGATCAAACCTTCATCAATTATTTTAAAGAAATTAAAGGCGATGCAGTGAAAACCGCCCCGAGAGGTTTCGATAAAAACCATCCGGCCATCGACCTGATCAGGAAAAAGCAGTATGTCATTATGCGGCTATTGACCGATCAGGAAGTTTTTTCTGCCGGTTTCCCGAAAGAAGCAGTGCTCACCTTACTGGCCATGCGCCCTTTTTTCGATTATATGAGCGAAGTGCTTACGACGGATCTGAATGGGGCGTCTTTGATTTAA
- a CDS encoding NAD-dependent epimerase/dehydratase family protein: protein MIQEKLSLVSGANGHLGNNLVRFLLQKGIPVRATVRNVNNKKPFEGLDCEVVQADITDKASFVKALQGVETFYAVGASFKLWAKDPEKEIYEVNLEGTRNTIEAAAEAGVKRIVYVSSIAALDYTKLPTKESYGYNPDRRNMYYNSKNDGEKLAFELAQKLGIELVSVMPSAMIGSRASLPLNVSYGVLKLILNKEIPVDTKITLNWIDVKDVAEGCYLAAQKGCSGERYILANEKCMTITDTTILAKKLYPELNLKIPNSVPKFILNLIAGIMEFSAKARGKAPVLTRKDIAMFSGLQQDFDISKSRNELGFNPKSPEKAVKEALDYLMKNKALLVKEL, encoded by the coding sequence ATGATACAAGAAAAATTAAGTCTAGTTTCGGGCGCGAACGGACATTTAGGAAATAATTTGGTGAGGTTTTTACTGCAAAAAGGGATTCCTGTAAGAGCAACAGTAAGAAATGTCAATAACAAAAAGCCTTTCGAAGGATTGGATTGTGAAGTTGTCCAGGCAGATATTACGGACAAAGCTTCTTTTGTAAAAGCTTTACAAGGTGTTGAAACTTTTTATGCCGTCGGAGCATCTTTCAAACTGTGGGCAAAAGATCCTGAAAAAGAAATTTATGAGGTCAATTTAGAAGGAACCCGAAATACGATTGAAGCAGCTGCTGAAGCAGGAGTGAAGCGAATCGTGTATGTGAGTTCGATTGCTGCTTTGGATTATACAAAGCTTCCGACAAAAGAAAGTTACGGATACAATCCGGATCGCCGCAATATGTACTATAATTCTAAAAACGATGGTGAGAAATTAGCTTTTGAATTAGCCCAAAAACTCGGAATAGAGCTTGTTTCCGTTATGCCATCTGCGATGATAGGGAGTAGAGCTTCTCTTCCGCTGAACGTATCTTACGGAGTTTTAAAATTAATTTTGAATAAAGAGATTCCTGTTGATACAAAAATTACACTCAACTGGATTGATGTAAAAGATGTCGCGGAAGGTTGTTATCTCGCAGCTCAGAAAGGCTGTTCTGGAGAAAGGTATATTTTGGCGAATGAAAAATGTATGACCATAACTGATACAACGATTTTGGCAAAAAAATTATATCCTGAACTGAATCTGAAAATTCCCAATTCTGTTCCGAAATTTATACTGAATCTTATTGCAGGAATTATGGAGTTTTCAGCGAAAGCACGTGGAAAAGCTCCTGTATTAACAAGAAAGGATATTGCTATGTTTTCCGGATTGCAGCAGGATTTTGATATTTCTAAATCTAGGAATGAACTGGGCTTTAATCCTAAAAGTCCTGAAAAGGCAGTAAAAGAAGCTTTAGATTATTTGATGAAAAATAAAGCATTATTGGTAAAAGAGCTTTGA